Proteins encoded within one genomic window of Trichoderma asperellum chromosome 2, complete sequence:
- a CDS encoding uncharacterized protein (EggNog:ENOG41), with protein sequence MAIRERFRRALRRSDDSDTISQTDSNGTTSSTRQSSSSESSAPQLSLKKTSSTLSKTFSFGRRNTKKNEEKIARKEERDRKRNKGRTYKHPSEKPLTEQNLKHQEMLSHFTMTFGASDPSQIIDPDFDGISPCCTRTCSIDLGSSESI encoded by the coding sequence ATGGCTATTCGGGAGCGTTTCCGCCGCGCCCTGCGCAGATCCGACGACTCAGACACCATCTCTCAGACAGACTCTAATGGCACCACATCATCGACTCGACAAAGCTCCAGCTCCGAGTCTTCTGCCCCTCAGCTCTCCCTGAAAAAGACCAGCTCAACACTATCCAAGACCTTCTCCTTTGGCCGTCGCAACACCAAGAAGAACGAGGAGAAGATTGCCAGAAAGGAAGAACGAGACCGCAAGAGAAATAAGGGTCGAACCTACAAGCACCCTAGCGAGAAGCCCCTGACGGAGCAGAACCTCAAGCACCAGGAGATGCTCAGCCATTTCACCATGACATTTGGCGCAAGCGACCCGAGCCAAATCATCGACCCCGACTTTGATGGCATCAGCCCCTGCTGCACTCGCACCTGCAGCATCGACCTCGGATCGTCAGAGAGCATATAA
- a CDS encoding uncharacterized protein (BUSCO:EOG092D3VOQ) — protein sequence MSRQITLPSNQIKLTNVSLVRLKKGKKRFEIACYKNKVLEWRSGIETDLDNVLQIPNVFLNVSKGQTAPKEDLEKAFGKGKSTDDIVLEILKKGELQVGEKERAAQLERVHNEVISIVVSKLVDPRTKRVYTPGMIEKALDMLSSQAHTGDKTTESGTATPTTTEAGEAKPKTKEHIWTGVVTTKSAKSQALDAMKALIAFQPIPVARARMKLRITCPTNILKQAIKAPKTASKEDEGETKAPGTVKDRILGYIEEVENQDVMGSEWEVVGFAEPGAFKALSEFIGNETKGQGRVEVLDMAVTHED from the coding sequence ATGTCTCGCCAAATCACCCTTCCCTCCAACCAGATCAAACTCACAAACGTCTCGCTCGTGCGCCTgaaaaagggcaagaagcgCTTCGAAATCGCCTGTTACAAGAACAAAGTCCTAGAGTGGCGCTCCGGCATCGAAACCGACCTCGACAACGTCCTCCAGATCCCCAACGTCTTCCTCAACGTCTCCAAGGGCCAGACCGCGCCCAAGGAGGACCTCGAGAAGGCTTTTGGCAAGGGCAAGTCCACCGACGATATCGTCCTCGAGAtcttgaagaagggagagTTACAGGTCGGAGAGAAAGAGCGCGCGGCGCAGTTAGAAAGAGTGCATAATGAGGTCATTAGCATTGTGGTTAGCAAACTGGTGGACCCGAGGACGAAGAGAGTGTATACGCCTGGAATGATTGAAAAGGCTCTGGATATGTTGAGTTCACAGGCGCATACCGGAGACAAGACGACAGAGTCAGGGACGGCCACGCCGACCACGACGGAGGCTGGTGAGGCTAAGCCCAAGACAAAGGAACACATCTGGACGGGCGTTGTGACAACCAAGAGCGCAAAGAGCCAGGCCCTAGACGCCATGAAGGCTTTGATTGCCTTCCAGCCTATTCCCGTTGCGCGTGCTAGGATGAAGCTTCGTATTACCTGCCCTACGAATATTCTCAAACAGGCCATCAAGGCTCCCAAGACCGCCTcaaaagaagacgagggcgAAACAAAGGCTCCCGGTACTGTCAAAGATCGGATTTTGGGTTACATTGAGGAGGTTGAGAACCAAGATGTCATGGGTTCAGAATGGGAGGTGGTGGGCTTTGCCGAACCGGGTGCTTTCAAGGCTCTATCTGAGTTCATTGGCAATGAGACAAAAGGCCAAGGCAGAGTCGAGGTGTTGGATATGGCGGTCACACATGAAGATTAA
- a CDS encoding uncharacterized protein (TransMembrane:11 (i87-106o126-147i159-177o197-217i250-269o275-297i340-362o387-410i445-463o469-493i586-605o)) produces the protein MTASSPHDADQGETPSPHQQHGASSASTSQTPDASTPRNRSVDDPRERETANNEQSPLLPPADYDAFGARLGREDSHVDESQTTKSLWYLTVLTIGIGGLQIAWSVELSNGSPYLLSLGLSKSLMALVWIAGPLTGTLVQPYVGMLSDSCRLSWGKRKPFMLGGAAATIVGLLFLAWTKEIVGGVLGIFGADPQSHGVKVTVIVTAVIGVYLLDFAINTVQAALRTFIVDCGPAHQQEAANSMASRMTGIGNIIGYIAGYVNLTTSFWFLGDTQFKILCAVASIALGSTVVLSAALIKERDPRLDGPPKKRQSIFIFFFTLFKSIKRLPPQIKRVCQVQFFGWVGFFPLLFYTSSYIGEIYVQPFLEENPHMSPEEIDKLYEHATRIGSFALLINSIVSLLTNVFLPFFVAPTYDSHPVLNSSESSTKKSFLDRLRIPGLTLKRAWFGSLILFAIVMVCTVFVRSVNAATALIGIAGITWAITLWAPFAIISAEISRRDALARSKRHHRNDNHDSPPTLPAPIPATGNTSPMELTEAPREEVDQAGVIMGIHNMSVSAPQIIANVGSSLIFKIWQKPRGTPGDHSIGIVLALGGVFALVAAFFVLRIKDDVSFPPETLADEEHGADDQDDDEPSPNGGLFRSTKPGYSAVPTGDSEAPREIEDS, from the exons ATGACGGCATCATCCCCCCACGACGCTGATCAGGGCGAGACGCCTAGTCCTCACCAGCAACACGGTGCTTCAAGCGCGAGTACGTCGCAAACTCCAGACGCCAGCACCCCTCGCAATCGCTCCGTCGACGACCCTCGAGAGCGCGAAACGGCGAACAACGAGCAGTCACCACTGCTACCACCGGCTGACTATGATGCATTTGGTGCTCGTTTGGGACGAGAAGATAGCCATGTCGATGAAAGTCAGACCACCAAGAGCCTGTGGTATCTGACCGTCTTGACAATTGGAATTGGAGGTCTCCAAATCGCATGGTCTGTTGAGCTTTCCAATGGCTCGCCCTATTTATTGTCTCTGGGGCTCAGCAAGTCTCTCATGGCCTTGGTCTGGATAGCGGGACCTCTTACTGGCACTTTGGTGCAGCCCTATGTTGGCATGTTGAGTGACAGCTGCCGCCTCTCATGGGGTAAACGAAAACCGTTCATGCTTGGCGGTGCCGCTGCCACCATCGTcgggcttctcttcttggcctggaCCAAAGAAATTGTCGGTGGTGTGCTGGGCATCTTTGGAGCAGATCCCCAATCTCATGGCGTCAAAGTCACCGTTATTGTCACGGCGGTGATTGGAGTGTATCTTCTAGATTTCGCCATCAACACCGTCCAAGCCGCTCTCCGAACCTTCATCGTTGATTGCGGACCGGCTCATCAGCAGGAAGCCGCAAACTCCATGGCCAGCCGAATGACTGGGATTGGAAACATCATTGGCTATATTGCGGGATACGTCAACTTGACGACATCCTTTTGGTTTTTGGGCGACACTCAGTTCAAAATCCTCTGCGCAGTTGCGAGCATTGCTTTGGGCTCTACGGTAGTTTTGAGCGCCGCTCTAATCAAAGAACGAGATCCCCGATTGGACGGGCCTCcgaaaaagaggcaaagcattttcatcttcttctttacgcTATTCAAATCCATCAAAAGACTGCCGCCCCAGATCAAGCGGGTATGCCAGGTCCAGTTCTTTGGCTGGGTTggcttcttcccccttttattttatacatCTTCCTACATTGGCGAGATCTATGTCCAGCCCTTCCTTGAGGAGAACCCTCACATGTCTCCTGAAGAGATTGACAAGCTGTACGAGCACGCGACTCGAATTGGCTCATTTGCTCTCCTCATCAACTCCATTGTTAGCCTATTGACAAAtgtctttcttccctttttcgTTGCCCCAACTTATGATAGCCATCCCGTATTGAATAGCTCGGAGTCCAGCACCAAGAAGTCGTTCCTAGATCGCTTGAGGATACCCGGCCTCACCCTCAAGAGGGCTTGGTTTGGGTCTCTCATCCTgttcgccatcgtcatggtCTGCACCGTATTTGTGAGGTCTGTTAACGCGGCCACTGCTTTGATTGGAATTGCTGGGATTACTTGGGCTATTACTCTGTGGGCACCATTCGCCATCATCAGTGCCGAGATCAGTCGGCGTGATGCCCTCGCTCGGTCTAAACGCCATCACCGGAATGACAATCATGATTCTCCTCCAACACTCCCTGCCCCGATTCCCGCCACTGGCAATACGTCCCCAATGGAACTTACAGAAGCACCAAGGGAAGAAGTTGATCAAGCGGGTGTCATTATGGGCATCCACAACATGTCTGTTTCTGCTCCACAAATCATAGCTAACGTAGGATCGAGCTTGATTTTCAAGATCTGGCAAAAACCGAGGGGAACTCCGGGTGACCACAGCATCGGTATTGTCTTGGCTCTTGGAGGAGTCTTTGCCCTTGTCGCTGCCTTCTTTGTGTTGAGGATTAAAGATGACGTGTCTTTCCCACCGGAGACCTTGGCTGATGAAGAGCACGGTGCTGACGAtcaagacgacgacgagccTTCCCCTAATGGAGGCCTTTTCAGGAGCACCAAACCTGGCTACTCTGCGGTGCCGACAGGAGATTCTGAGGCCCCGAG AGA
- the WRS1 gene encoding tryptophan--tRNA ligase, variant 2 yields MHIGHTQVFDFVKWLQDVLDAPLIIMLTDDEKFLFSEKRTIEEVMGYTRTNAKDIISAGFDPKKTFIFSDYEFMGGAFYRNISRFSKRVTFNVAKAVFGFDGSSNIGKIHFPSIQGATSFATSFPHIFGDDEKKSAKIPCLIPCAIDQDPYFRLTRDCAVSLKYAKPSLVHMRFLDALQGPGSKMSASDDTSAIFMKDTAKEIKTKVNKYAFSGGRETVEEHREKGGNPDVDVAYQYLQFFLEDDEELAKIRADYSSGKLLTGELKAICIAKLQEYVGAFQERRAKVTDDVVKEFMAIRPLEWQGNPKVPRADLVVPVVKADDAAAGASTEGGTEKMTKNQLKKLLKEQQIAAKKAEKAKQKEEAK; encoded by the exons ATGCACATTGGACATACTCAAGTTTTCGACTTTGTCAA GTGGCTCCAGGATGTGCTCGATGCTCCCCTGATTATCATGTTGACAGATG ACGAGAAGTTCCTCTTCTCAGAGAAGCGAACAATCGAGGAGGTCATGGGCTATACCCGTACCAACGCCAAGGACATCATCTCTGCTGGCTTTGACCCCAAGAAGACGTTCATCTTCTCAGACTACGAGTTCATGGGTGGTGCCTTTTACAGAAACATCTCAAGATTCTCAAAGCGAGTCACTTTCAATGTGGCCAAGGCCGTATTTGGCTTCGACGGAAG CTCAAACATTGGCAAGATTCACTTCCCTAGTATTCAGGGTGCTACATCTTTCGCCACATCATTCCCCCACATCTTTGGTGACGACGAGAAGAAGTCGGCCAAGATTCCCTGCCTGATCCCTTGTGCTATTGACCAAGACCCTTACTTCCGTCTGACGCGAGACTGCGCCGTCAGCCTTAAATATGCCAAGCCCTCTCTGGTGCACATGAGATTCCTGGATGCGTTGCAAGGCCCGGGCTCCAAGATGTCGGCCAGTGACGACACTTCTGCCATTTTCATGAAGGATACGGCAAAGGAAATCAAGACAAAAGTCAACAAGTACGCTTTCTCAGGTGGCCGAGAGACTGTCGAAGAGCACCGTGAGAAGGGAGGCAACCCTGACGTTGATGTTGCATACCAATACCTTCAGTTCTTcttggaagatgatgaa GAACTGGCCAAGATTAGGGCTGATTACTCAAGCGGCAAGCTTCTGACTGGCGAG CTCAAAGCGATTTGCATTGCCAAACTCCAGGAGTACGTCGGTGCATTCCAGGAGAGGAGAGCCAAGGTTACGGATGACGTCGTCAAGGAGTTCATGGCCATCCGTCCACTGGAATGGCAAGGCAACCCCAAGGTCCCCCGCGCTGACCTTGTCGTGCCGGTGGTAAAGGCAGACGATGCCGCAGCAGGCGCTTCAACGGAAGGCGGAACTGAGAAGATGACCAAGAaccagctgaagaagctgctaaaggagcagcagattgcggcgaagaaggcagagaaggcGAAGCAGAAGGAGGAGGCAAAATAG
- a CDS encoding uncharacterized protein (EggNog:ENOG41), with translation MPAKSFYILRLKTVPTKYGLSKNIQDLLTALDHYHDGSIDAVELGRLVRLSPNRRASIANTIQKCAGLLKKSPEEITTCVDVIEMCTELLEIADRKPPMDGFPFMRLPVEIRERVLGLMIDNIFRTKSVLPASNKNGGCKCPRFDRDTVFQTAQMKDLACIFGSNLITLEFFRVFFREKTFRFRCTCELHSHLTNNDMFLDNVRSIVVHWSGPESAKTFRLLTKMPKLESLGIIISKLTFIHLNERSALMKSFFPLAFKSIRIADVLGLDELLELRGLHQVGVMLAPTSRGGSQSYKMDRANLLELLSSRLTRAKEDDDHDIELA, from the exons ATGCCGGCCAAGTCGTTCTACATTCTCAGGCTCAAAACAGTGCCGACCAAGTACGGCCTGTCGAAGAACATCCAGGATCTGCTCACGGCTCTTGACCACTACCATGACGGCTCCATTGACGCGGTTGAGCTTGGTAGGCTCGTTCGCCTTAGTCCTAACCGGAGAGCATCCATCGCCAACACTATCCAAAAATGTGCCGGTTTACTCAAGAAATCGCCTGAGGAAATCACGACTTGCGTCGATGTCATCGAAATGTGCACAGAGCTTCTCGAGATCGCTG ATAGGAAACCCCCGATGGATGGGTTCCCTTTTATGCGGCTCCCGGTAGAAATCCGAGAGCGAGTCCTCGGCCTTATGATTGACAACATCTTCCGAACCAAATCCGTTTTACCGGCTAGCAACAAGAATGGCGGCTGCAAGTGTCCTCGATTTGATCGAGATACTGTCTTTCAGACGGCTCAGATGAAGGATCTTGCATGCATCTTCGGTTCCAATCTCATCACCCTCGAGTTCTTTCGAGTATTTTTCCGCGAAAAGACTTTTCGTTTCAGATGCACCTGTGAACTGCACTCACATCTAACCAACAACGACATGTTCCTCGACAATGTGAGAAGCATCGTGGTCCACTGGAGTGGCCCTGAGTCGGCAAAGACATTCCGGCTACTGACAAAAATGCCGAAACTCGAGAGTCTTGGGATAATCATTTCTAAGTTAACCTTCATTCACCTTAACGAACGATCGGCTCTCATGAAAAGTTTCTTTCCTTTGGCGTTCAAGAGTATTAGAATAGCAGATGTTCTTGGTTTGGATGAGCTTTTGGAATTACGTGGACTTCACCAAGTGGGAGTGATGCTTGCGCCGACGTCGAGAGGTGGTTCCCAGTCATATAAGATGGACCGGGCAAACCTCTTGGAACTTCTCTCTAGCAGATTGACACGGGCTAAGGAG GACGATGACCACGACATAGAGCTGGCGTAA
- a CDS encoding uncharacterized protein (TransMembrane:5 (o46-70i90-110o243-263i283-303o383-408i)), with the protein MSSLQILGSMPDASLFNFPPANPPAPLPPAHVPTSLLRPFNIPDHLYGAALDARVPLTVAAVYAISAKLLNKYNKARNKKPWGISKTRPFFAFVVLHNIFLAVYSAWTFWGMVGVMQRSIAHPFGPGGFAATAESFCRLHGPRGLGNSMYYNDTTGGWDTASQSTAAYMAAGNGMPNSLEPGRMWTEGLDFYGWIFYLSKFYEVLDTFIILAKGKYSSTLQTYHHAGAMMCMWAGMRYMASPIWIFCLFNSFIHALMYTYYTLSAFSIKIPNVMKRTLTSMQITQFVVGASFAMVHSFVTYIAPITSTHVVAEDAPATKSAPIDYIIPTAVSALDSLKSLIFGSDNVANEAAAAAAPSAQKLTTVTSTSQLAQPCIVTSGETFAIWLNVLYLAPLTYLFVSFFIASYVKRSTAAQKLNGKTARDMGDEVTLAEKAGWEAARNVEREVYGGEQMLDGHASTSTSPKAKTTKRRA; encoded by the exons ATGTCTAGCCTTCAGATCCTGGGCTCAATGCCCGATGCGAGCCTCTTCAACTTCCCTCCAGCCAACCCCCCGGcaccgctgccgccggcaCATGTCCCTACCTCTCTTCTGAGGCCCTTCAACATCCCCGACCATCTCTATGGAGCTGCTCTGGATGCCCGAGTCCCATTGACCGTCGCTGCCGTCTATGCCATCTCGGCCAAGCTGCTCAACAAGTACAACAAGGCCCGCAACAAGAAGCCATGGGGCATCAGCAAGACACGccccttcttcgcctttgtTGTGCTGCACAACATCTTCCTCGCTGTTTACTCGGCCTGGACCTTCTGGGGCATGGTGGGCGTCATGCAGAGGAGCATCGCCCATCCCTTTGGCCCTGGCGGCTTTGCTGCTACGGCTGAGAGCTTCTGCCGCTTACACGGACCCCGAGGCCTGGGCAACTCCATGTACTACAACGACACCACCGGAGGCTGGGATACCGCCTCGCAGAGCACTGCTGCGTACATGGCCGCTGGCAATGGCATGCCCAACAGCCTTGAGCCCGGCCGCATGTGGACCGAGGGCCTCGACTTCTACGGCTGGATCTTCTACCTGAGCAAGTTCTACGAGGTCCTCGAcaccttcatcatcttggccAAGGGCAAGTACAGCTCGACTCTGCAGACCTACCACCACGCCGGAGCTATGATGTGCATGTGGGCTGGTATGCGCTACATGGCCAGCCCCATCTGgatcttctgcctcttcaaCTCCTTTATCCACGCTTTGATG TACACTTACTACACTCTGTCGGCCTTTTCCATCAAGATCCCCAACGTCATGAAGCGCACCTTGACCAGCATGCAAATCACCCAGTTCGTTGTCGGAGCCTCTTTCGCCATGGTTCACTCCTTTGTCACATACATTGCGCCCATCACCTCCACCCACGTCGTGGCCGAAGACGCTCCTGCTACCAAGAGCGCTCCCATTGACTACATCATCCCTACCGCCGTCAGTGCTCTGGATTCGCTTAAGAGCCTCATTTTCGGATCTGACAACGTCGCcaacgaagctgctgctgccgccgctccCAGCGCCCAAAAGCTAACCACCGTCACCTCGACATCACAACTCGCGCAGCCTTGCATCGTTACTTCCGGTGAGACTTTTGCCATCTGGCTCAATGTCCTCTACCTCGCTCCCCTCACCTACCTCTTCGtcagcttcttcatcgccagctaCGTCAAGCGCAGCACTGCCGCGCAGAAGCTGAACGGCAAGACTGCCCGAGACATGGGCGACGAGGTCACGCTCGCTGAAAAGGCCGGCTGGGAGGCTGCCCGTAATGTCGAGAGGGAGGTCTATGGCGGCGAGCAGATGCTAGATGGCCATGCCAGCACCAGCACTAGccccaaggccaagaccaCCAAACGCAGAGCTTAG
- the WRS1 gene encoding tryptophan--tRNA ligase (BUSCO:EOG092D1ULX): MADATIAPAVEDATVDAPAAATGKQDINPWSVSGEVGEDGKVKAIDYRKLIDEFGTSLIDDALLERWERVTGSKPHRFMRRGIVFSHRDLTAILDRYEKNEPFFLYTGRGPSSDSMHIGHTQVFDFVKWLQDVLDAPLIIMLTDDEKFLFSEKRTIEEVMGYTRTNAKDIISAGFDPKKTFIFSDYEFMGGAFYRNISRFSKRVTFNVAKAVFGFDGSSNIGKIHFPSIQGATSFATSFPHIFGDDEKKSAKIPCLIPCAIDQDPYFRLTRDCAVSLKYAKPSLVHMRFLDALQGPGSKMSASDDTSAIFMKDTAKEIKTKVNKYAFSGGRETVEEHREKGGNPDVDVAYQYLQFFLEDDEELAKIRADYSSGKLLTGELKAICIAKLQEYVGAFQERRAKVTDDVVKEFMAIRPLEWQGNPKVPRADLVVPVVKADDAAAGASTEGGTEKMTKNQLKKLLKEQQIAAKKAEKAKQKEEAK; this comes from the exons ATGGCCGACGCTACAATTGCCCCGGCTGTCGAGGACGCCACTGTTGATgcccctgctgctgcaactggCAAGCAGGACATCAACCCGTGGTCTGTCTCCGGAGAGGTTGGCGAGGACGGAAAGGTCAAGGCCATCGATTACCGAAAGCTGATTGACGAGTTCGGCACCAGCTTGATTGACGATGCGTTGCTGGAGCGCTGGGAGAGGGTGACGGGCAGCAAGCCGCATCGATTTATGCGTCGTGGAATTGTCTTCAGCCATAGAGATCTTACCGCCATCCTGGATCGATATGAGAAG AATGAGCCCTTCTTCCTTTACACTGGACGAGGTCCCAGCAGTGACAGTATGCACATTGGACATACTCAAGTTTTCGACTTTGTCAA GTGGCTCCAGGATGTGCTCGATGCTCCCCTGATTATCATGTTGACAGATG ACGAGAAGTTCCTCTTCTCAGAGAAGCGAACAATCGAGGAGGTCATGGGCTATACCCGTACCAACGCCAAGGACATCATCTCTGCTGGCTTTGACCCCAAGAAGACGTTCATCTTCTCAGACTACGAGTTCATGGGTGGTGCCTTTTACAGAAACATCTCAAGATTCTCAAAGCGAGTCACTTTCAATGTGGCCAAGGCCGTATTTGGCTTCGACGGAAG CTCAAACATTGGCAAGATTCACTTCCCTAGTATTCAGGGTGCTACATCTTTCGCCACATCATTCCCCCACATCTTTGGTGACGACGAGAAGAAGTCGGCCAAGATTCCCTGCCTGATCCCTTGTGCTATTGACCAAGACCCTTACTTCCGTCTGACGCGAGACTGCGCCGTCAGCCTTAAATATGCCAAGCCCTCTCTGGTGCACATGAGATTCCTGGATGCGTTGCAAGGCCCGGGCTCCAAGATGTCGGCCAGTGACGACACTTCTGCCATTTTCATGAAGGATACGGCAAAGGAAATCAAGACAAAAGTCAACAAGTACGCTTTCTCAGGTGGCCGAGAGACTGTCGAAGAGCACCGTGAGAAGGGAGGCAACCCTGACGTTGATGTTGCATACCAATACCTTCAGTTCTTcttggaagatgatgaa GAACTGGCCAAGATTAGGGCTGATTACTCAAGCGGCAAGCTTCTGACTGGCGAG CTCAAAGCGATTTGCATTGCCAAACTCCAGGAGTACGTCGGTGCATTCCAGGAGAGGAGAGCCAAGGTTACGGATGACGTCGTCAAGGAGTTCATGGCCATCCGTCCACTGGAATGGCAAGGCAACCCCAAGGTCCCCCGCGCTGACCTTGTCGTGCCGGTGGTAAAGGCAGACGATGCCGCAGCAGGCGCTTCAACGGAAGGCGGAACTGAGAAGATGACCAAGAaccagctgaagaagctgctaaaggagcagcagattgcggcgaagaaggcagagaaggcGAAGCAGAAGGAGGAGGCAAAATAG
- a CDS encoding uncharacterized protein (SECRETED:SignalP(1-18)~MEROPS:MER0002010): MRLSTSALVLGAASSAMALQDQKVLGDPTSEPKLNFGLDTDFKSWAASLKDSFGELTADAKALWDEVSLLAPDAMEAFQAQVKAVKAKKHSRKEDSKWDHVVKGADIQKLWSVSDSGESRRVLGGKLSNYSLRAKSVDPGKLGVDSVKQFSGYLDDDEKDKHLFYWFFESRNDPKNDPVILWLNGGPGCSSLTGLFFELGPASINKKIEIVHNPHAWNNNASVIFLDQPVNVGYSYGSGSVSDTVAAGKDVYALLTLFFHQFPEYSTQDFHIAGESYGGHYVPTFAAEILKHENRNINLKSIAVGNGLTDEFTQYAYYRPMACGEGGYPAVLSESQCNAMDNALPRCQSLIKQCYDSESAWLCVPASIYCNNAFIGPYQQTGYNPYDIRSKCEDSSNLCYEGLGWITEYLNKPDVMEALGAEVSSYDSCNFNINRDFLLHGDWMKPIYRLIPQILEQIPVLIYAGDADFICNWLGNKAWTQALEWKHGDDFRAAEEKDLKVGGRSYGNVISSHNLTWIQVYGAGHMTPTDEPEGSINFVNRWIAGEWVAK, encoded by the exons ATGCGGTTGTCTACTTCCGCCCTCGTGCTGGGCGCTGCCTCGTCGGCCATGGCGCTGCAGGACCAAAAGGTCCTCGGCGACCCTACGTCCGAGCCAAAGCTCAACTTTGGCCTCGACACCGACTTCAAGTCCTGGGCCGCGTCCCTAAAGGACTCCTTTGGCGAGCTCACCGCCGATGCCAAGGCCCTCTGGGATGAGGTCTCGCTGCTTGCCCCGGATGCCATGGAGGCCTTCCAGGCTCAGGTCAAGGCCGTCAAAGCCAAGAAGCACTCCCGCAAGGAGGACAGCAAGTGGGACCATGTCGTCAAGGGTGCCGATATCCAGAAGCTGTGGTCAGTGAGCGACTCTGGAGAGTCCCGCCGGGTGCTGGGCGGTAAGCTGTCCAACTATAGCCTGCGAGCCAAGAGCGTCGACCCGGGTAAACTCGGTGTCGACTCGGTGAAGCAGTTCAGTGGATAcctcgatgacgacgagaagGACAAGCATCTGTTCTACT GGTTCTTCGAGTCTCGCAACGACCCCAAGAACGACCCAGTCATCCTGTGGCTCAATGGTGGCCCGGGATGCTCTTCCCTCACCGGTCTCTTCTTTGAGCTGGGACCGGCTTCTATCAACAAGAAGATCGAAATTGTTCACAACCCACACGCATGGAACAACAATGCTtccgtcatcttcttggACCAGCCGGTCAACGTCGGCTACTCCTACGGCAGTGGCTCCGTCAGCGACACTGTCGCTGCTGGCAAGGACGTTTACGCCCTTCTCACACTCTTCTTCCACCAGTTCCCCGAGTATTCTACTCAGGACTTCCACATTGCCGGAGAGTCATACGGTGGACACTACGTTCCCACCTTTGCGGCGGAGATCCTCAAGCACGAGAACCGCAACATCAACCTCAAGAGCATCGCTGTCGGCAATGGCTTGACTGACGAGTTCACTCAGTACGCATACTACCGGCCCATGGCCTGCGGCGAGGGTGGCTACCCTGCCGTTCTGAGCGAGAGCCAGTGCAACGCCATGGACAACGCCCTCCCCCGCTGCCAGAGCCTCATCAAGCAATGCTACGACTCTGAGAGCGCGTGGCTCTGTGTACCCGCCTCCATCTACTGCAACAATGCCTTCATCGGACCGTACCAGCAGACCGGCTACAACCCTTACGACATCCGCTCCAAGTGCGAGGACTCTAGCAACCTATGCTACGAGGGCCTGGGCTGGATCACCGAGTACCTGAACAAGCCTGACGTCATGGAGGCTCTCGGTGCCGAGGTCTCATCCTACGATAGCTGCAACTTCAACATTAACCGTGACTTTTTGCTCCATGGTGACTGGATGAAGCCCATCTACCGCCTCATTCCTCAGATTTTGGAGCAGATCCCCGTGCTCATCTACGCCGGTGACGCCGACTTCATCTGCAACTGGCTTGGCAACAAGGCTTGGACCCAGGCGCTTGAGTGGAAGCACGGCGATGACTTCCGCGCCgcagaggagaaggatcTCAAGGTTGGCGGCAGGTCATACGGCAACGTCATTTCTTCACACAACTTGACCTGGATCCAGGTCTACGGCGCCGGCCATATGACACCGACAGACGAGCCTGAGGGCAGCATCAACTTTGTCAACCGCTGGATCGCTGGCGAGTGGGTTGCTAAATAA
- the RPS18 gene encoding 40S ribosomal protein uS13 (BUSCO:EOG092D4IK8), which yields MSLVTGEKTNFQFILRLLNTNVDGKQKVMYALTKIKGVGRRYSNLVCKKADVDLNKRAGELTSEELERIVTIIQNPTQYKIPSWFLNRQRDIVDGKDSHILANGVDSKLREDLERLKKIRAHRGLRHYWGLRVRGQHTKTTGRRGRTVGVSKKKGG from the exons ATGTCGCTCGTCACGGGAGAGAAGACGAACTTCCAGTTC ATCTTGCGTCTTCTGAACACCAACGTTGATGGCAAGCAGAAGGTTATGTACGCCTTGACCAAGATCAAGGGTGTCGGTCGCCGATACTCTAACTTGGTCTGCAAGAAGGCTGATGTCGATCTGAACAAGCG TGCTGGTGAGCTTACCTCCGAAGAGCTCGAGCGTATTGTGACGATCATCCAAAACCCCACACAATACAAGATCCCCTCCTGGTTCCTCAACAGACAACGCGACATTGTTGACGGCAAGGACTCTCACATCCTGGCCAACGGTGTCGACTCCAAGCTCCGTGAGGATCTTGAGCGCCTCAAGAAGATCCGTGCCCACCGCGGTCTCCGACACTACTGGGGTCTCCGTGTCCGTGGTCAGCACACCAAGACTACCGGTCGTCGTGGCCGGACTGTCGGtgtctccaagaagaagggtggCTAA